The Leishmania braziliensis MHOM/BR/75/M2904 complete genome, chromosome 9 DNA window TGGACTCCATGGCTTCGTAGTCGCCGGAAAAAAGATGTGGATTATGCAAGTATTCAAATCgcaatgtgtgtgtgtgtgggcgtgttcGCGCTACATAACAGGAACATCTTAGTGGAGTGTAGCGCGGGAAAGAGACGGACGAAATTGCTCTTGGCGGTAAGAACGACACAATTGAAAAGGGCGAGTgtggagggaagaggagtaCACaattggggggggggcttaAGGTACGGCAGATACGCGCACAGGCTTGCCAAACTGCGACTGGCAGCACACGTACAAGAGAGGAGCCTGTGGGAAGAGCAAAAGCAGACGCAAGCCAAGAAATGATAACAGGAAGAAAGACAGGAGAGCGAGAATACAGAGGAAAAAAggtcagagagagaagaaactCAGACACAACGGAAAGGAGCAGAGTCGACACAAAGTGTagcgcaaagagagagagagagacaagtcCCAGCATAGACTGCGCAGTTCGCCAGCTTGTGTCGCTTCTTCCCCCAGCTATTCAGCGAGAGATCCAGCACCTGCACAGACGCATAAAACATGTGAAAGATTGTGTGGTCCCAAGCGACTGATAAGGCATTATCTCTCGATTGCCACACGTGCTCTCACTACGTAACACAATAAAAAACCAGCATAATCACATAGAGCAAGACGGAGTAGAGGAAAGGTACCCGGCCGGGGTGATTCGCAAGACTTGTAGGGTTATAGCCAGTgagcacacgtgcacatTTGTTACGGAAAGGAACGGAGCAACTCAACGTCCTCCGTAGAGAACTTCTTTGccattttcttttcgctgcctctcttttcggcGGCTGTGTAGGCGGCCATTGAAATCGATACACATACGCTGCCACACAAAAAATGGCCACGATTTCCACTGCTGGGCCTCTGCCTCGTCTTTTCTCGGGCACTGCTGTCTCTCGATGCCCCTCTCACGGCACCACgtacggagagagaggaatggAGTAGAAGGAGAAGTGGAGTAGCGTAAGCAAGGCAGCGTCTTCACCTTACTTTACAGAAAGAACGCGAGGCTAATAGTGTACCCGAGAACCACTCGTCGGAGCACTGCGCACATCCACGTTTCCTCTGTTCTCATGTCTCTCACCTCTGATAATACCTCTCCCTGCACGAGCCTCTGACTCCTTCAGGGGCGGAAGATAAAAAACAAGCAGATGGCGAcgagcgccagcaccactgcGATGCCGAAGTAGCTTTCTGCTGTCTTGCTGGTAGTCTGCTGAACATTATTCGTATCGTCTGGGTGAATGTCGCCGATGTAGTACCGCGCCAGTTCCTCCACGGCGCTATCTGAGTGACCCACAGCGTTGAAGTCCCTTGTGCCATCCTTACCCGCCACGCTGAGGAGTGTGTCGACGCCGCCCGGGTGCTGATCCACAAACTTTGTAATGTCATAAACCTTGAAATCCTTGATGAACCATAGATCATTCTCTGTGATGTGCTTCTCCACCTCACTCAAATGAATATAGTTAGGGGTCATTGTGATTACAGgtcagaggagagaagggaaaaaccTTGCACACATCTAAAGCCGAGTTCCTTTATGTatgtgtttgtttgcttccgTTGTAAGGCTCACTTGACAATGAAGAGCAGGACAGGCAAGGGTGAGGGAAAGACAAAGTAGGGAACCTACAAGGCCCATGGAAGGCGGATACAATCCTGATCTTTAACGCGACTGCGTTGAAGAGATACAGAATACAAAAAGGCCGACGGTTgaagagacagagaaaacCCCCTTCTCAGATGCGCGCATGAGAGCACACGTTGGCCGTACAGCAACAACAGGAAAttgcacaccagcaggcacGATTACAGAGGGGGCGGAAGAGTGGAGCAGGGCAAGATGTGCTTAGTCCCCAATCCTGGGGAAGAGAGTTGGTAGAGAacgagaggaaagagaagcaacagcggcgcctcACAGAACGCCTCAAAAACGCTCACCTGCGCAAGGAGGCTGTGTGCCGTGCCTTGGCGGCCTCGAGGACGTTGCACGGTGCGAAAACGAAAGGTACGTCGGTGGGCACCCACAACGAACACAGGTAAAAATCCTTGAAGAGCGACCACTGAGACAAGAAGAATTGCGTTCCCCCTTCCCATTATGCATTCACGCGGTCTGAGACTCAAGCTTTCTGCGCATCCAGCTAGTCTTTCACCTGTTCCCGCTCAGAGATGTCCGTCAGTGCGATTCGAACAGTTTGAGGTCGCATTAGGGATAGCACGTGCACTTCTACTTTCCGCTTTGACAGCTttcgattccttttttcgAGGGATGCGTCAGATGTTCCAGCACTCAACGCTTTCCCGGTGCATTTCCGTAGTCGACAGTGAAGGGTTTCCGCGGTGGACAGCACAGAACACATCGCCGCGATTGTGAAAGTGGGGCACAAAAACGTCTCAGGGGAAGGT harbors:
- a CDS encoding putative cytochrome b5-like protein; its protein translation is MTPNYIHLSEVEKHITENDLWFIKDFKVYDITKFVDQHPGGVDTLLSVAGKDGTRDFNAVGHSDSAVEELARYYIGDIHPDDTNNVQQTTSKTAESYFGIAVVLALVAICLFFIFRP